The following proteins are encoded in a genomic region of Maribacter hydrothermalis:
- a CDS encoding sugar phosphate isomerase/epimerase family protein translates to MNNPNSRRTFLKQTGVLSVSSMLPLSVLPLDFNYKMGLQLFTIRDAMANDPIQSIKYARELGYEDGEIYGYDGDNDTYYGIKSKEFKKQIDDLDFTISSGHYDFSSHFNEPMDKLKRYIDQCIEGSHTLDSKYITWPWLAPEYRTIENFKILTDKLNVIGEQVTNAGLQFAYHNHDFEFTDHNGEQGYDIILSGTDPNLVKLQMDMYWVEHSSNKSPAELIAENPGRYVMWHIKDMDKVTRDYSEMGNGSIDYKKMLSTIDKDDLRYYYIEQGGNYSENSMQSIKDSAIYFKKHLQRYL, encoded by the coding sequence ATGAACAATCCTAATTCTCGAAGAACATTTTTAAAACAGACTGGGGTACTTTCGGTAAGTTCTATGCTACCCTTATCCGTATTGCCTTTGGATTTTAATTATAAAATGGGATTACAATTATTCACTATCCGTGACGCTATGGCTAATGACCCAATACAAAGCATTAAATACGCACGTGAATTAGGATATGAAGACGGAGAAATTTATGGTTATGATGGCGATAACGATACCTATTACGGTATTAAATCTAAAGAATTTAAAAAGCAAATAGATGATTTAGATTTTACGATTTCTAGCGGACATTATGATTTTTCGAGCCATTTTAATGAACCGATGGATAAGCTTAAACGTTATATAGATCAGTGCATTGAAGGTTCTCATACCTTAGACAGTAAATATATTACGTGGCCATGGTTAGCTCCAGAATATAGAACCATAGAGAATTTTAAAATCTTAACAGATAAATTAAATGTTATAGGTGAGCAAGTAACCAATGCGGGATTACAGTTTGCCTACCACAATCACGATTTTGAATTTACGGATCATAATGGCGAACAGGGTTATGATATTATATTATCTGGTACAGATCCAAATTTGGTGAAATTACAAATGGATATGTATTGGGTTGAACATTCATCAAATAAAAGTCCGGCTGAGTTAATTGCCGAAAATCCGGGGCGATATGTTATGTGGCATATAAAAGATATGGACAAAGTAACGCGCGACTATTCTGAAATGGGTAATGGTTCTATAGATTACAAGAAAATGCTTTCTACAATTGATAAAGACGACCTGCGGTATTATTATATTGAACAAGGTGGTAATTATTCCGAGAATTCTATGCAGAGCATTAAAGATAGTGCCATATACTTCAAAAAACATCTTCAACGCTACCTTTAA
- a CDS encoding DUF5916 domain-containing protein gives MKLYRLFWILILLLVLRANSQKKNEEYRLHIKKATSSIIIDGVGDEQAWSVAEEANHFFMVLPMDDRKATEPTTIKMTYDDDNLYLLATFYNATKANYFVESLRRDFSFGKNDNFLLFLDPYNNQTTGFSFGSNAYGAQWDGTMYDGSKIDLNWDSKWISAVTRNKDKWVFEMAVPFKSIRYEEGVKEWGINFSRLDLKSSEKSSWTPIPRQFPTASLAYSGTLVWDSPPPAPGTNFSIIPYVLGDIKQNQEIDGSVKTNGKIGGDIKFSLTSSLNLDLTVNPDFSQVEVDRQITNLDRFELFFPERRQFFLENGDLFANFGYETIRPFFSRRIGLNVPIQAGARISGNLNDKWRLGVMDMQTAPVDTSGQPSQNFAVLSLQRKIFGRSSIGMMFVNKQSINYPQENDSLIDIYAKYNRNLGVEYNLASANNAWNGKAFLLKSFAPTDDDSGFTQGAHLEYTSRKWNVRLQEEWVSNDYSAEVGFVRRRGYKNLSGKAGHLFFPKAGPILSHGPELNGFYYFNEKLKETDHTAYMAYTFDFRKRSSLMFFLSDDYVELLSPFDPSGLGIANLSTGSKHNWNAFGWEFQSKPQSLLTYALEGRLGGYYEGGNRTSLTSEIGYRFQPYVSLKANLNYNHINLPAPWHTNEFWLIGAEADITFTNKLFFANLLQYNEQSNNFNINSRFQWRYTPASDLFIVYTNNYFIEPYQSRNWGLTLKFTYWLNN, from the coding sequence ATGAAACTTTACAGACTTTTTTGGATTCTGATTTTACTTCTAGTACTTAGGGCTAATTCTCAAAAGAAAAATGAAGAATACCGGCTACATATTAAAAAAGCAACAAGTTCTATAATAATAGATGGTGTAGGTGATGAACAAGCGTGGAGCGTGGCCGAAGAAGCAAATCATTTTTTTATGGTACTTCCTATGGACGACCGTAAAGCTACCGAGCCAACCACCATAAAAATGACCTATGATGATGATAATTTATACCTCTTGGCCACTTTTTATAATGCAACAAAAGCAAATTACTTTGTAGAGTCGTTACGAAGAGATTTTTCATTTGGTAAGAACGACAATTTTCTGCTTTTTTTAGACCCTTACAATAATCAAACTACTGGTTTTTCATTTGGCTCAAATGCATACGGGGCACAATGGGACGGTACAATGTATGACGGATCAAAAATTGATTTGAATTGGGACAGTAAATGGATATCTGCAGTAACCCGTAATAAGGATAAATGGGTCTTTGAAATGGCCGTACCTTTTAAATCTATAAGATATGAGGAAGGTGTTAAAGAATGGGGAATAAATTTTAGTCGATTAGATTTAAAATCAAGTGAAAAGTCTAGCTGGACCCCTATTCCTCGCCAATTTCCCACCGCATCTCTCGCCTATTCAGGTACATTGGTTTGGGATAGCCCACCACCCGCTCCTGGAACAAACTTTTCTATTATTCCTTATGTATTGGGCGATATAAAACAAAATCAAGAAATTGACGGAAGCGTTAAGACCAATGGTAAAATTGGGGGCGATATAAAGTTTAGTCTTACCTCCTCGTTAAATTTAGATTTAACGGTAAACCCAGATTTTTCACAAGTTGAAGTAGACCGCCAAATAACTAATTTAGACCGTTTTGAATTGTTTTTTCCCGAGCGTAGACAGTTCTTTTTAGAGAACGGCGATTTGTTTGCCAATTTTGGGTATGAAACCATTAGACCTTTCTTTTCACGCAGAATAGGCCTGAATGTACCTATACAAGCAGGTGCTCGTATAAGTGGTAATTTAAATGACAAATGGCGTTTAGGCGTTATGGATATGCAGACAGCACCTGTTGATACATCTGGTCAGCCTAGTCAAAACTTTGCTGTTTTATCATTGCAGCGAAAGATATTTGGTCGAAGTAGCATTGGTATGATGTTCGTCAACAAACAATCTATCAACTATCCACAAGAGAATGATTCCTTAATTGATATATATGCTAAATACAACAGAAATTTAGGTGTAGAATACAATTTAGCCTCAGCTAATAATGCATGGAATGGAAAGGCGTTTCTCTTAAAATCCTTTGCTCCTACAGATGATGATAGTGGGTTTACCCAAGGTGCTCATTTAGAATATACCAGTCGTAAATGGAATGTACGCTTGCAGGAAGAATGGGTAAGCAATGATTATTCAGCGGAAGTTGGTTTTGTACGACGAAGAGGCTATAAAAACCTATCAGGAAAAGCAGGTCATTTATTTTTTCCGAAAGCAGGGCCCATACTTAGTCACGGACCAGAATTAAACGGATTTTATTACTTCAATGAAAAATTAAAAGAAACAGATCATACGGCATATATGGCGTACACTTTTGATTTTAGAAAACGGAGCAGTTTAATGTTCTTTTTATCTGATGATTATGTAGAATTACTTTCTCCTTTTGACCCTAGCGGACTTGGCATTGCAAATTTGTCCACTGGCAGTAAACATAATTGGAATGCTTTTGGATGGGAATTTCAATCTAAGCCTCAAAGTCTATTAACTTATGCTTTAGAAGGTCGGTTAGGAGGTTATTATGAAGGCGGAAATAGAACAAGTTTAACAAGTGAAATTGGTTATCGATTTCAGCCTTATGTAAGTTTAAAAGCCAACCTAAACTATAATCACATTAATTTACCGGCTCCGTGGCACACCAATGAATTTTGGTTAATTGGTGCCGAGGCAGATATCACATTTACCAATAAACTCTTTTTTGCAAACCTGCTGCAGTATAATGAACAAAGTAATAATTTTAATATCAATTCACGTTTTCAATGGCGCTACACTCCTGCGTCAGATTTATTTATTGTGTATACCAATAACTATTTTATAGAACCTTATCAAAGTCGTAATTGGGGATTAACGCTAAAATTCACGTATTGGTTAAATAATTGA
- a CDS encoding PQQ-dependent sugar dehydrogenase yields MKTSFLRITLAIAMVVSLHSCKENKKESSDNTVKEIELDSTDLALLELNIPEGFKIEVYARGVDGARSMAMGDNGTLFVGTRTDNKVYAIQDTNGDFKADNIMVLDTMEVPNGIAMRNGDLYVAQVGSLWKYPNIENQLGDQLEKELIYDDFPKEFHHGWKYIAFGPDDKLYVPVGAPCNICDKTDEDERFATISRMDPDGSNREIYARGVRNSVGFTWHPDTKQFWFTDNGRDMLGDDIPPCELNTVTEVGQHFGYPFCHGGIVKDPEFGDLRPCSDFVAPALQLDAHVAPLAIKFYTGTMFPAKYQGKAFIAEHGSWNRSKKVGYRIMMVDILDGEVVGSEPFIDGWLDEVAQKASGRPVDMLVMKDGSMLISDDFGDAIYRLSYSDTALASNE; encoded by the coding sequence ATGAAAACATCATTTTTAAGGATAACTTTAGCTATTGCTATGGTTGTTTCATTGCATTCTTGTAAAGAGAATAAGAAAGAAAGTAGTGACAATACGGTAAAAGAAATAGAATTAGATAGTACAGATTTGGCATTGCTTGAGCTGAACATTCCAGAAGGATTTAAAATTGAAGTTTATGCAAGGGGTGTAGATGGTGCACGGTCTATGGCCATGGGAGATAATGGGACTCTTTTCGTTGGGACTAGAACGGATAATAAAGTATATGCTATACAAGATACCAACGGAGATTTTAAAGCTGACAATATAATGGTTCTGGACACCATGGAGGTTCCTAATGGAATTGCTATGCGGAATGGCGATTTATATGTGGCTCAAGTAGGGAGTCTATGGAAATATCCAAATATTGAAAATCAGTTGGGTGACCAATTAGAAAAAGAATTGATATATGATGATTTTCCGAAGGAATTTCATCACGGATGGAAGTATATAGCTTTTGGACCTGATGATAAACTGTATGTACCTGTTGGAGCTCCTTGTAATATTTGTGACAAAACCGATGAAGATGAGCGATTTGCAACTATTTCAAGAATGGATCCTGACGGTAGTAACCGAGAAATTTATGCGAGGGGAGTTAGAAATTCAGTAGGTTTTACTTGGCACCCCGATACAAAACAATTTTGGTTTACGGACAATGGTCGCGATATGTTGGGAGACGATATTCCTCCATGCGAACTTAACACCGTAACCGAAGTTGGTCAACATTTTGGATATCCATTTTGTCACGGTGGTATTGTAAAAGACCCTGAATTTGGTGATTTACGTCCTTGCTCAGATTTTGTTGCACCGGCATTACAATTAGATGCGCACGTAGCTCCATTAGCTATTAAGTTTTATACCGGTACTATGTTTCCTGCCAAATATCAAGGCAAAGCCTTCATTGCGGAACACGGTTCTTGGAACAGAAGTAAAAAAGTAGGTTATAGAATTATGATGGTCGATATTCTAGACGGCGAAGTTGTAGGTTCCGAACCATTTATTGACGGCTGGCTTGATGAAGTTGCCCAAAAAGCATCGGGTAGACCTGTAGATATGCTTGTAATGAAAGATGGATCTATGCTAATTTCCGATGATTTTGGCGATGCTATTTACCGACTTTCGTATAGTGATACAGCGTTAGCAAGCAACGAATAG
- a CDS encoding prolyl oligopeptidase family serine peptidase: protein MKKSILSLSVFLILMILNPLFAVDPEIKTISNYADDNYTLILEGYDWGPAVKKVVLQTAELTTEANATDYKIEVERSADGVVMKPEEAKGSREILFAYVSDANGNRVSEGNHITLVLLVHPNNPLDSPIKYVFKDGRGSNQWIDYKMTITQVSTTTIWNKEVSRLYTDLDRFNLKGKHSNNGITLTYASFEPKTTAVKSPLIIWLHGGGEGGSDPSIALVANKATNYASPEIQSFFNGAYVLVPQAPTFWMQNANGDYTRGDTDDIYNKALFNLIDNFVKDNPKVDSDRVYIGGCSNGGYMSLKLILEHPNYFAAGYISALAYQNQYITDEQVKRINNVPIWFVHSRDDTTTIPDETVVPLYNRLINAKAPNVHFSYYDHVIDLTGFYGGENYYFPGHWSWIYSHANNANFDFDNKPVLLNGENVTIMKWLAAQKK, encoded by the coding sequence ATGAAAAAATCTATTCTTTCATTATCAGTATTCCTTATATTGATGATACTAAATCCGCTTTTTGCGGTAGATCCCGAAATAAAAACAATTTCCAATTATGCAGATGACAACTACACTTTAATTTTGGAAGGATACGATTGGGGTCCAGCAGTAAAAAAGGTAGTGCTACAAACCGCAGAATTGACAACCGAAGCTAATGCTACAGATTATAAGATTGAAGTTGAAAGAAGTGCGGATGGAGTGGTAATGAAGCCAGAAGAAGCGAAAGGTTCGCGAGAAATACTATTCGCATACGTTTCTGATGCCAATGGAAACAGAGTTTCTGAAGGAAATCATATAACTTTAGTTTTATTAGTTCACCCCAATAATCCCTTAGATTCCCCCATAAAATATGTTTTTAAGGATGGCAGAGGAAGTAATCAATGGATTGATTATAAGATGACCATTACCCAAGTTTCAACAACTACAATTTGGAATAAAGAAGTCTCTCGTTTATATACAGATTTAGATAGGTTTAATTTAAAAGGAAAGCATTCAAACAATGGTATTACCCTAACATACGCATCTTTTGAACCTAAGACTACTGCAGTGAAATCTCCTTTAATTATATGGTTACATGGTGGTGGCGAAGGTGGTTCTGACCCAAGTATTGCTTTGGTTGCCAATAAAGCAACAAACTATGCATCGCCTGAAATTCAATCATTTTTTAATGGTGCATACGTTCTTGTACCACAAGCCCCAACATTTTGGATGCAAAATGCCAATGGAGATTACACAAGGGGTGATACTGATGATATTTATAACAAAGCCTTATTTAACCTAATTGACAATTTTGTAAAAGATAATCCGAAAGTAGATTCAGACAGGGTTTATATTGGGGGGTGTTCTAATGGAGGCTATATGAGTCTAAAACTAATACTTGAACACCCTAATTATTTTGCAGCAGGATATATCAGTGCTTTGGCTTATCAAAACCAATATATAACCGATGAACAAGTAAAACGAATTAACAATGTACCAATTTGGTTTGTACATTCTAGGGACGATACAACGACAATACCAGATGAAACTGTTGTACCGTTATATAATAGACTGATAAATGCTAAAGCACCTAATGTACATTTCTCCTATTATGACCATGTTATTGATTTAACCGGATTTTATGGTGGTGAAAATTATTATTTTCCAGGACACTGGTCTTGGATATACAGTCACGCTAATAATGCCAACTTTGATTTTGATAATAAACCAGTCTTATTAAATGGTGAAAATGTGACAATTATGAAGTGGCTAGCTGCTCAAAAAAAGTGA
- a CDS encoding alkene reductase yields the protein MRNQLLLETLDKNLNLKNRVVMAPMTRSRAANDGNEPTEDLHVPYYAQRASAGLIITEGSQVSKQAVGYVNTPGIYSKDQVAGWKKVTKAVHDKGGKIFIQLWHVGRMSHPDFHNGDLPLAPSAINPNAESYTPEGFKDTVTPKAMTVAEIKQTVTDFKNAAKNAVEAGFDGVEIHSSNGYLFHQFFNGTSNHRTDAYGGSIENRTRFFFEVLDAIKEVLPQEKIGARFNPSLNNMFGITMDEETIPTFEYIIKRLNNYNLAYIHLSEPFNDVSDISYAIENIAKHFRPLYNGTLMINAGFDQESGNKVIEDGNADLVAFGKLYISNPDLVERFQHNFPLAEWDNDTFYTPGKEGYTDYPTYKHATEHV from the coding sequence ATGAGAAATCAATTATTATTAGAGACTTTAGATAAAAATTTAAACCTTAAAAATAGGGTTGTCATGGCTCCTATGACCAGAAGTAGGGCAGCAAATGACGGTAATGAACCTACAGAAGATTTACATGTTCCCTATTACGCGCAAAGAGCTTCAGCGGGGTTAATAATAACAGAAGGCTCTCAAGTATCGAAACAAGCCGTTGGTTATGTAAATACCCCTGGCATTTATTCTAAAGATCAAGTAGCGGGATGGAAAAAAGTAACCAAAGCCGTTCACGATAAAGGTGGAAAGATTTTTATACAATTGTGGCATGTAGGGCGAATGTCGCATCCTGATTTTCACAATGGTGATTTACCATTAGCCCCATCCGCAATAAATCCCAATGCAGAATCTTACACCCCTGAAGGTTTTAAAGACACCGTAACGCCTAAAGCAATGACCGTAGCTGAAATTAAACAAACGGTAACGGATTTTAAAAATGCAGCGAAAAATGCTGTCGAAGCAGGATTTGACGGAGTTGAGATACACTCTTCCAACGGATATTTGTTTCATCAATTTTTTAATGGAACTTCTAATCATAGAACAGATGCGTATGGGGGAAGTATTGAAAACAGGACCCGTTTCTTTTTCGAAGTTTTAGATGCCATAAAAGAAGTATTACCGCAAGAGAAAATCGGAGCTAGGTTTAATCCGTCTTTAAACAATATGTTCGGTATTACTATGGATGAAGAAACCATACCTACCTTTGAATATATCATTAAGAGATTAAATAATTACAACTTAGCATATATTCATTTGTCAGAGCCATTTAATGATGTTTCAGATATATCATACGCCATAGAAAACATTGCAAAACATTTTAGGCCTTTGTATAATGGAACATTGATGATCAATGCAGGATTTGATCAAGAATCAGGCAATAAGGTAATTGAAGATGGCAATGCTGATTTAGTAGCATTTGGTAAGCTTTATATTTCTAATCCAGATTTGGTGGAGCGCTTTCAGCATAATTTTCCATTGGCAGAATGGGATAATGACACTTTTTATACACCTGGTAAAGAAGGTTATACAGATTACCCGACGTATAAACATGCAACGGAACACGTTTAA
- a CDS encoding aminotransferase class IV: MNYPDKVYINGQIVNPEDAKVSVFDRGFIFGDGLYEVMVQINGKFFYEKKHLERLQSGLDKINIDFDAALLPNEIARLLKTAQLTDKDCMLYIQITRGVAPRQHSYPSEIKPTVMMYAVPKVLPKINMVNAHVITRKDFRWSRCDIKMTSLLGNVMLNEEAMQHNCYETILHRNGVFTEASHCNVFFVKNGVVYTHKADEYILNGITRIVVIELCNSLGIEIRETAISLSEINTIDEAFLTGTSTQIAAIQQIDDYKIYTGNEKGPVTQRLQEAFLKLK, encoded by the coding sequence ATGAATTATCCAGACAAAGTTTATATAAACGGACAAATAGTAAATCCTGAAGACGCTAAAGTTTCAGTGTTTGACAGAGGATTTATTTTTGGTGACGGACTCTATGAGGTTATGGTTCAGATAAACGGGAAATTCTTTTATGAAAAGAAGCATTTAGAACGGTTACAATCAGGATTAGATAAAATCAATATAGATTTTGATGCTGCTCTTCTTCCCAATGAAATTGCCCGTTTATTGAAAACAGCACAATTAACCGATAAAGACTGTATGCTTTATATACAGATTACTAGGGGAGTAGCACCACGCCAGCATTCATATCCGTCAGAAATAAAACCTACGGTAATGATGTACGCCGTACCAAAGGTTTTGCCCAAAATAAATATGGTTAATGCACATGTCATTACCCGAAAAGATTTTAGATGGTCTAGATGTGATATTAAAATGACCTCACTTTTAGGGAATGTTATGCTGAACGAAGAAGCCATGCAGCATAATTGTTATGAGACCATATTACACAGAAACGGAGTGTTCACAGAAGCATCGCATTGTAATGTGTTTTTTGTGAAAAATGGGGTTGTATACACGCATAAGGCAGATGAGTATATTCTTAATGGTATTACTAGAATTGTAGTGATAGAGCTTTGTAACTCGCTAGGCATAGAAATTAGAGAAACTGCTATTTCATTAAGTGAAATTAATACTATTGACGAAGCTTTCTTAACGGGTACAAGCACCCAAATTGCTGCAATTCAACAAATAGACGATTATAAAATTTATACTGGAAATGAAAAAGGCCCTGTAACACAAAGATTACAAGAGGCCTTTTTAAAACTTAAATAA
- a CDS encoding TonB-dependent receptor codes for MNFIKIRALKLLSFIFFLSGLTLVNAQNLKGKVTDKEGVALENVGIFNQTTGQHSHTNLSGTFSLPASTVNDSVYFSNLGFETFILVVKQNHLEDGVKITLNESSINLEQVVVVSKVDAMSRIVNVDVQNDPVKSSQEILRKVPGLIIGQHAGGGKAEQIFLRGFDVDHGTDVAISVDGMPVNMVSHAHGQGYADLHFVIPETIDNIDFGKGPYYADKGDFNTAGYVDLNLKKSIDKSMVSYETGQFNTNRLVGLFNILESSKSDAYVASEVYLTDGPFNSPQNFNRINILGRYHYKDIGKEELTLTASHFQSKWDASGQIPQRAIDQNIIGRFGAIDDTEGGKTSRTNLMLNHTKFLGEDQFLKTRAFVSKYDFELFSNFTFFLEDTVNGDQIRQYEDRTVMGAETVFEQIDIAVGTDDRFKYSAGIGFRNDNVDDVTLEHTLNRKTVLEQYAFGDVDETNMYGFVDGEYKTGNWTFNPSIRLDYFNFDYENKLSETYDNKSESKAIVSPKLNTLYAVNKDWQLFLKTGIGFHSNDARVVTANEGKDILPKAYGVDFGTIIKPIDKLVMNATLWGLFLDQEFVYVGDAGIVEPSGKTRRVGVEVGARYQMLDWLYLYGDVNYTYARSTAEPDGEDYIPLAPDFTAVGGLSFSDIGNFSGNLNYRYLGDRAANEDNSIVAEGYFVTDLNLNYQIKNWTVGIIVENLFDTEWNETQFATESRLFNETASVEEIHFTPGTPFYLRGKVSVRF; via the coding sequence ATGAATTTTATCAAAATCAGGGCGTTAAAGCTGCTATCCTTTATATTTTTTTTAAGTGGGTTAACCTTAGTGAACGCACAAAATCTTAAAGGTAAAGTAACCGATAAAGAAGGTGTAGCTCTTGAAAATGTGGGGATATTTAATCAGACTACGGGGCAGCATAGTCATACAAACCTATCTGGAACATTTTCACTACCGGCAAGTACAGTAAATGATTCTGTATATTTTTCTAATTTAGGATTTGAAACTTTTATCCTAGTTGTAAAACAAAACCATTTAGAGGATGGTGTAAAAATCACTTTAAATGAATCCAGCATCAATTTAGAACAGGTTGTGGTCGTATCCAAGGTTGATGCTATGAGTAGAATTGTGAATGTAGATGTACAGAATGATCCTGTAAAATCATCTCAAGAAATTCTTAGAAAAGTACCTGGTTTAATCATTGGTCAACATGCCGGCGGTGGTAAGGCTGAGCAAATTTTCTTAAGAGGGTTTGATGTTGACCACGGTACTGATGTTGCCATAAGTGTAGATGGTATGCCTGTGAATATGGTGTCTCACGCACACGGACAGGGATATGCAGATTTACACTTTGTAATACCAGAAACTATAGACAATATTGATTTTGGAAAAGGTCCGTATTATGCGGATAAAGGAGATTTTAATACCGCAGGATATGTAGATTTAAACCTTAAAAAAAGTATTGATAAAAGTATGGTCTCCTATGAAACGGGACAATTTAATACAAATAGATTGGTAGGTCTTTTCAATATTTTAGAAAGCAGCAAGAGCGATGCCTACGTAGCTTCAGAAGTTTATTTAACCGATGGACCATTTAATTCTCCACAGAATTTTAACCGTATAAATATTCTTGGACGTTATCATTATAAGGATATAGGAAAAGAAGAACTTACATTAACTGCCTCTCACTTTCAAAGTAAATGGGATGCTTCTGGTCAAATTCCACAACGCGCAATTGATCAAAACATTATAGGTCGTTTTGGTGCTATAGATGACACGGAAGGTGGTAAAACTAGCAGAACAAATTTAATGTTGAATCATACTAAATTTTTAGGTGAAGATCAATTTTTAAAGACCAGAGCTTTTGTAAGTAAATATGATTTTGAGCTGTTTTCAAATTTCACATTTTTTTTAGAAGACACTGTTAATGGAGATCAAATAAGACAGTATGAAGATAGAACAGTAATGGGGGCTGAAACTGTTTTTGAACAAATTGATATTGCCGTAGGTACTGATGATAGGTTTAAATATTCTGCAGGAATCGGGTTTAGAAATGATAACGTAGATGATGTAACCTTAGAGCACACTTTAAATAGAAAAACAGTTTTAGAACAATATGCATTTGGTGATGTTGATGAAACCAATATGTACGGTTTTGTTGATGGCGAATATAAAACCGGAAACTGGACATTTAATCCGTCTATTCGTTTAGACTATTTTAACTTCGATTATGAGAATAAACTAAGTGAAACTTATGACAATAAAAGCGAAAGTAAGGCAATAGTGAGCCCTAAGTTGAATACCCTTTATGCCGTAAACAAGGACTGGCAATTATTCTTGAAAACAGGGATTGGCTTTCACTCTAACGATGCTCGTGTAGTTACGGCAAACGAAGGTAAAGATATACTTCCTAAAGCATACGGCGTTGATTTTGGAACAATTATTAAACCAATTGACAAACTAGTAATGAATGCCACTTTATGGGGCTTGTTCTTAGACCAGGAATTTGTGTATGTAGGTGATGCAGGTATTGTGGAACCGAGTGGAAAAACAAGAAGAGTTGGCGTAGAGGTTGGTGCACGATATCAAATGTTAGATTGGTTATACCTTTATGGTGATGTAAACTATACGTATGCTAGAAGCACGGCAGAACCAGATGGAGAAGATTATATCCCTTTAGCACCAGATTTCACTGCGGTAGGTGGATTATCTTTTAGTGATATTGGTAATTTTTCGGGTAACTTAAACTATCGATATTTGGGTGACAGAGCTGCAAATGAAGACAATAGTATTGTTGCAGAAGGATATTTTGTTACCGACTTAAATCTTAACTATCAAATTAAAAACTGGACAGTTGGTATCATCGTCGAAAATCTATTTGATACAGAATGGAACGAAACCCAGTTCGCTACAGAAAGTAGATTGTTCAACGAAACGGCATCAGTAGAAGAAATTCATTTCACTCCCGGTACTCCATTTTATTTAAGAGGAAAAGTATCTGTGCGATTTTAA
- a CDS encoding SDR family oxidoreductase yields the protein MENVLVAGANGTTGKKIVNLLKSSQYFEPIAMVRKKEQQEQFKKKNIKSVLGDLEKDVSHTIENIDKVIFAAGSGGKKVVEVDQEGAKNLIDVSKNANIKKFVMLSSMGADNPEEASDLKDYLKAKHNADEYLKSSNLMHAIVRPGSLTNDAGTGKIELKSKLNKQGSIPREDVAQTLVRSLHDDAAINTTFEIIQGDTLIGKAMDANY from the coding sequence ATGGAAAATGTATTAGTAGCTGGTGCTAATGGTACCACAGGAAAAAAAATAGTAAACCTTTTAAAAAGTTCTCAATATTTTGAGCCTATTGCAATGGTGCGTAAAAAAGAACAACAAGAACAGTTTAAAAAGAAGAATATTAAGTCAGTTTTAGGTGATTTGGAAAAAGATGTATCGCATACAATAGAAAATATAGATAAAGTAATATTTGCCGCTGGATCAGGTGGCAAAAAGGTAGTTGAAGTAGATCAAGAGGGAGCTAAGAATTTAATTGATGTTTCTAAAAATGCAAATATCAAAAAGTTTGTAATGTTAAGTTCCATGGGAGCAGACAATCCTGAAGAAGCAAGCGATCTAAAAGATTATTTAAAGGCAAAACATAATGCAGATGAATACCTAAAATCGAGCAATTTAATGCACGCTATCGTAAGACCTGGTTCATTGACCAATGATGCTGGTACTGGTAAAATTGAATTGAAATCTAAATTAAATAAGCAAGGTTCAATACCAAGAGAAGATGTAGCGCAAACCTTAGTGAGGTCGTTACATGATGACGCTGCTATAAATACTACTTTTGAAATCATACAGGGCGACACCCTAATCGGTAAAGCTATGGATGCAAATTATTAA
- a CDS encoding OsmC family protein has product MNFKRKASATWKGSGKEGQGFLTTESTVLQDTQYAYKTRFENGKGTNPEELIGAAHAGCFSMQLSFLLGEEGFTPNSLDVEAEVEFKDGEIVKIILDLKGDVPNIKADKFNEIADKAKSVCPVSKLLNAEIELNSRLS; this is encoded by the coding sequence ATGAATTTTAAAAGAAAAGCATCCGCAACTTGGAAAGGTAGCGGAAAAGAAGGTCAAGGATTTTTGACTACAGAAAGTACAGTGTTACAGGATACACAATACGCTTACAAAACAAGGTTTGAAAATGGCAAGGGAACAAACCCCGAAGAATTGATTGGAGCAGCCCACGCTGGTTGTTTTTCTATGCAATTAAGTTTTTTATTGGGAGAAGAAGGTTTTACCCCTAATTCTCTAGATGTCGAAGCTGAAGTCGAGTTTAAAGATGGTGAAATTGTCAAGATAATCTTAGATTTAAAAGGAGATGTACCTAATATTAAAGCTGATAAATTCAATGAAATTGCAGACAAGGCTAAATCAGTATGTCCTGTTTCGAAATTATTAAATGCGGAAATTGAGCTTAATTCGCGGTTAAGTTAA